The following proteins come from a genomic window of Geothrix edaphica:
- a CDS encoding molybdenum cofactor biosynthesis protein MoaE, protein MVGIEAETRMIPWISVQEAPLGAMALRSVMEDPHAGALVLFEGRARDHHEGRAVLELAYEAYVPMAEKELGLLREKAIERYGLTRCAIHHRIGVVPLTEAAVLVATSSAHRAESFQAAAWIMDEIKQRVPIWKRERYKDGSESWVECTHRFQM, encoded by the coding sequence ATGGTTGGGATCGAAGCGGAGACACGCATGATTCCCTGGATATCGGTTCAGGAAGCGCCTCTTGGGGCGATGGCTTTACGAAGTGTCATGGAGGACCCCCATGCCGGGGCCCTCGTCCTCTTCGAGGGCCGGGCCCGGGACCACCACGAAGGCCGCGCCGTGCTGGAGCTGGCCTACGAGGCCTACGTGCCCATGGCCGAGAAGGAGCTGGGCCTCCTGCGCGAGAAGGCCATCGAGCGCTACGGCCTCACCCGCTGCGCCATCCACCACCGCATCGGCGTCGTGCCCCTCACCGAGGCCGCTGTTCTCGTCGCCACCAGCAGCGCCCACCGCGCCGAGAGCTTCCAGGCCGCCGCCTGGATCATGGACGAGATCAAGCAGCGCGTGCCCATCTGGAAGCGCGAGCGCTACAAGGATGGCTCCGAGAGCTGGGTGGAGTGCACGCACCGGTTCCAGATGTAG
- the lat gene encoding L-lysine 6-transaminase: protein MSSPHVDPNAVFETLGRHMLVDGFHLVMDLEKSHGSWIVDARDGRKYLDFYTFFATTPLGHNHPRLREPEFVQRLGEIAVNKPANSDIYTTAFAEWVEAFGTHAAPDYLPHLFWIDGGSLAVENALKAAFDWKVRKNLAAGKGEKGSQVIHFREAFHGRSGYTLSLTNTADPRKHQYFPKFPWPRVPNPKLTFPMDLAKIEAAEAEAVAAIEAAVAQNPDDIACLIVEPIQGEGGDNHFRGEFLRKLRVLADRHDFLLIFDEVQTGFGATGKWWAHQWFDVQPDIIAFGKKAQTCGIAAGRRLDEVESVFKVPSRINSTWGGNLVDMVRGTRIIDVIREENLLDHGVKQGERLLKGLQEIHRDFPDFTANPRGRGLFCALDIATPELRSAVVAKGHELGMMILSTGEKGLRFRPAMNLRPEDLDLGVELLRKAVAQVAAASSTLVG from the coding sequence ATGTCCAGTCCGCACGTCGATCCGAACGCCGTTTTCGAGACCCTGGGCCGCCACATGCTGGTGGACGGGTTCCACCTGGTCATGGACCTGGAGAAGTCCCACGGCTCCTGGATCGTGGATGCCCGGGATGGCCGCAAGTACTTGGATTTCTACACCTTCTTCGCCACCACACCCCTGGGGCACAACCATCCCCGCCTGCGGGAGCCGGAGTTCGTCCAGCGCCTGGGCGAGATCGCCGTCAACAAGCCCGCCAACTCGGACATCTACACCACGGCCTTCGCGGAATGGGTGGAGGCCTTCGGCACCCACGCGGCGCCGGACTACCTGCCCCACCTCTTCTGGATCGACGGGGGCTCCCTGGCGGTGGAGAACGCCCTGAAGGCGGCCTTCGACTGGAAGGTGCGCAAGAACCTGGCGGCGGGCAAAGGCGAGAAGGGCTCGCAGGTCATCCACTTCCGCGAGGCCTTCCACGGCCGCAGCGGCTACACCCTGAGCCTCACCAACACGGCCGATCCCCGCAAGCACCAGTACTTCCCCAAGTTCCCCTGGCCCCGGGTGCCGAACCCGAAGCTGACCTTCCCCATGGACCTGGCCAAGATCGAGGCGGCCGAGGCGGAAGCCGTCGCGGCCATCGAGGCCGCCGTGGCCCAGAATCCCGATGACATCGCCTGCCTCATCGTGGAACCCATCCAGGGCGAGGGCGGCGACAACCACTTCCGGGGCGAGTTCCTGCGGAAGCTCCGGGTCCTGGCAGACCGTCATGATTTCCTGTTGATCTTCGACGAAGTGCAAACGGGTTTCGGCGCCACGGGCAAGTGGTGGGCCCACCAGTGGTTCGACGTGCAGCCCGACATCATCGCCTTCGGCAAGAAGGCCCAGACCTGCGGCATCGCCGCGGGCCGGCGCCTGGACGAGGTGGAGAGCGTGTTCAAGGTGCCCAGCCGCATCAACAGCACCTGGGGCGGCAACCTGGTGGACATGGTGCGCGGCACCCGGATCATCGACGTCATCCGCGAGGAGAACCTCCTCGATCACGGCGTGAAGCAGGGCGAGCGGCTACTGAAGGGCCTGCAGGAGATCCACCGCGACTTCCCCGACTTCACCGCGAACCCCCGCGGCCGCGGCCTCTTCTGCGCCCTGGACATCGCCACGCCGGAGCTGCGGAGCGCCGTGGTGGCCAAGGGCCACGAGCTGGGCATGATGATCCTCTCCACTGGTGAGAAGGGCCTGCGCTTCCGCCCCGCCATGAACCTCCGCCCGGAGGATCTGGACCTGGGCGTGGAGCTGCTCCGCAAGGCCGTGGCACAAGTCGCGGCGGCTTCTTCTACTCTGGTGGGATGA
- the rnhA gene encoding ribonuclease HI translates to MKIELYCDGACLGNPGPGGWGYLLRVHLATGIQEKEGSGPEADTTNNRMELTAAIRGLEALTKPCQVLLQSDSQYVVKGITTWLKDWKRRGWKKADGKPVLNADLWQALDAQLARHHVEARWVKGHAGHAENERVDRLANAAAQSLT, encoded by the coding sequence ATGAAGATCGAGCTCTACTGCGACGGCGCGTGTCTCGGCAACCCCGGCCCGGGCGGCTGGGGGTACCTGCTGCGGGTGCATCTCGCCACGGGCATCCAGGAGAAGGAGGGCTCGGGCCCCGAGGCGGACACCACCAACAACCGCATGGAGCTGACGGCCGCCATCCGCGGCCTGGAGGCGCTCACCAAGCCCTGCCAGGTGCTGCTCCAGAGCGACAGCCAGTACGTGGTGAAGGGGATCACCACCTGGCTGAAGGACTGGAAGCGGCGGGGCTGGAAGAAGGCCGACGGCAAGCCCGTGCTCAACGCGGACCTCTGGCAGGCCCTGGACGCGCAGCTGGCGCGGCATCACGTGGAGGCCCGCTGGGTGAAGGGGCACGCCGGACACGCGGAGAACGAGCGGGTGGACCGCCTGGCCAATGCGGCGGCGCAATCCTTAACGTAG
- a CDS encoding TonB family protein — protein MGTYTRLGSYLLASELATDPFGSIHRAVVIAGSNFDRHMLVRTFSEELFQAGMNTRLAEAGRVVPLLGGARIYGLGYRLESTKAPHVAWDYVPGRSLAQLIDKAKSEQVPFGVDHALTVIQGVAQGIVQMQAKGVSHGVLSPHSVWVSFEGATQVVDAPFAALVKSMLAKAPNAKRKLAPYLQGPENDALQQDLFALGAVLYELLTFEKLPVGGDLQATLDQATLKAAQEEAALPVEIRAFLGRLLLGRQPFPTVEAFSTELERVLYDGEYSPTTFNMAFFMHTLFREENDRDATSMKAEQGDNFLAYTAAGESLRSGATRAEHIDGHADEQVSQKNRTVLIGGGLAAVVILGLGYMFFGRPKVDPAIQAQLVEFQRIKAEMEQQKADLDAKARAEAEKTSQLQKQLGETKSAEEKVKIQKQLEENQQRKLDLERQQKAAEQRLAEQKLAEQKLAEQKKASQTKVAAAPPVQEVPKPQPMQEASRQTAVPTPTAVPTPQAAAPQQAAPSTNDQAARVVSQVVPIFPLRATQMRWETNLDHFVRLKVFVGEQGQPLKVSVVEGVSGAFGFDEAAIEAANKSSFAPAIRDGRPVRGWTPEIVYKFPKRR, from the coding sequence ATGGGCACCTACACCCGCCTCGGGTCCTACCTCCTGGCCTCCGAACTGGCCACTGATCCGTTCGGATCAATTCACCGGGCCGTGGTCATCGCCGGCAGCAACTTCGACCGCCACATGCTGGTGCGGACCTTCTCGGAGGAGCTGTTCCAGGCGGGCATGAACACGCGCCTGGCCGAGGCCGGCCGGGTGGTGCCCCTGCTCGGCGGCGCCCGCATCTACGGCCTGGGCTACCGTCTGGAGAGCACCAAGGCGCCCCACGTGGCCTGGGACTACGTGCCTGGCCGCAGCCTCGCCCAGCTCATCGACAAGGCCAAGTCGGAACAGGTCCCCTTCGGCGTGGACCACGCGCTGACGGTCATCCAGGGCGTGGCCCAGGGCATCGTCCAGATGCAGGCCAAGGGCGTCTCCCACGGCGTGCTGAGCCCCCACAGCGTGTGGGTTAGCTTCGAGGGGGCCACCCAGGTCGTGGACGCGCCCTTCGCCGCCCTGGTCAAGAGCATGCTGGCCAAGGCCCCCAACGCGAAGCGCAAGCTCGCCCCCTACCTCCAGGGGCCCGAGAACGACGCCCTCCAGCAGGATCTCTTCGCCCTGGGCGCCGTGCTCTACGAGCTGCTCACCTTCGAGAAGCTGCCCGTCGGCGGCGACCTCCAGGCCACCCTGGACCAGGCCACCCTCAAGGCCGCCCAGGAAGAGGCCGCCCTGCCCGTGGAGATCCGCGCCTTCCTCGGCCGCCTGCTGCTGGGCCGCCAGCCCTTCCCCACAGTGGAGGCCTTCAGCACCGAGCTCGAGCGCGTCCTCTACGACGGCGAGTACAGCCCCACCACCTTCAACATGGCCTTCTTCATGCACACGCTGTTCCGGGAGGAGAACGACCGGGACGCCACGTCCATGAAGGCCGAACAGGGCGACAACTTCCTCGCCTACACCGCCGCCGGCGAGAGCCTGCGCAGCGGCGCCACCCGCGCCGAGCACATCGACGGCCATGCGGATGAGCAGGTCAGCCAGAAGAACCGCACCGTCCTCATCGGCGGCGGCCTCGCCGCCGTGGTGATCCTGGGATTGGGCTACATGTTCTTCGGCCGCCCCAAGGTGGATCCGGCCATCCAGGCGCAGCTGGTGGAGTTCCAGCGGATCAAGGCGGAGATGGAGCAGCAGAAGGCCGACCTCGACGCCAAGGCCCGGGCCGAGGCCGAGAAGACCTCCCAGCTCCAGAAGCAGCTCGGCGAGACCAAGTCCGCTGAGGAGAAGGTGAAGATCCAGAAGCAGCTCGAGGAGAACCAGCAGCGCAAGCTGGATCTCGAGCGGCAGCAGAAGGCCGCGGAGCAGCGGCTGGCCGAGCAGAAACTGGCCGAGCAGAAACTGGCCGAGCAGAAGAAGGCCAGCCAGACCAAGGTCGCAGCCGCCCCGCCGGTGCAGGAGGTCCCCAAGCCCCAGCCCATGCAGGAGGCTTCACGCCAGACCGCCGTGCCCACGCCGACGGCCGTGCCCACGCCCCAGGCCGCCGCTCCCCAGCAGGCTGCTCCCTCCACCAATGACCAGGCCGCCCGCGTGGTGAGCCAGGTCGTGCCCATCTTCCCCCTCCGCGCCACCCAGATGCGGTGGGAGACGAACCTGGACCACTTCGTGCGCCTGAAGGTGTTCGTGGGCGAGCAGGGCCAGCCCCTGAAGGTGTCCGTGGTCGAGGGCGTGTCGGGGGCCTTCGGCTTCGACGAAGCCGCCATCGAGGCCGCCAACAAGTCCTCCTTCGCGCCCGCCATCCGCGATGGCCGGCCCGTGCGCGGCTGGACGCCCGAGATCGTCTACAAGTTCCCCAAGCGCCGCTGA